Proteins from a genomic interval of Malassezia vespertilionis chromosome 9, complete sequence:
- the SQT1 gene encoding 60S ribosomal subunit assembly or modification protein (COG:S; EggNog:ENOG503P189) codes for MTREENMASGELEPENEDLVISGEDIEADVSNTDEAPMEDDDVPDDGGDQDEEFRDDSIAAFYSHRKSIFCVTLHPSFPHPSLAVSGGEDDGAWIWNTIDGAEVAQLGGHTDSVVAVAFSADGEMVATGGLDGRVRVWRRHGTGDDWSNWEFLTSLEGPSEVTCLLWHPKGSVLVAGSSDSTLWMWQLPSGNLMNVFSGHTEAISCARFTPDGRKLISGSEDGSLIVWDPRNATVQAKLGAEDNRFTLEGGVTSLCISPDGRLVLVGGAAGLLRVVNVANVDAGSPASIVGTLVGHAEGESIESVEFIDLLPAVTPGSFVGPTSQTSTHAVSAGTDGKVIVWDLGVSKARSEAMHDSAVTKIIVHPYTPLFTTSSVDHRIRTFDARTMALLGTQHGFTDGVLDVAVGIDDGITQGHDTGGLGAYVDPSQFKGYKMVGAGDEGVALVFRLT; via the coding sequence ATGACGAGAGAAGAGAACATGGCGAGCGGTGAGCTCGAGCCGGAAAATGAAGATTTGGTCATTTCTGGCGAAGATATCGAGGCTGATGTGTCGAATACAGATGAGGCGCCCATGGAGGACGACGATGTGCCTGATGACGGCGGTGACCAAGACGAAGAGTTCCGCGACGACTCGATCGCCGCGTTTTATTCGCACCGAAAATCTATATTCTGCGTCACGCTGCATCCCAGCTTTCCACATCCATCACTGGCCGTTTCAGGTGGTGAGGATGATGGCGCGTGGATCTGGAATACGATCGACGGTGCTGAAgtggcgcagctcggcggGCATACCGACAGTGTCGTCGCCGTGGCGTTTAGTGCGGACGGCGAAATGGTCGCAACGGGTGGTCTCGATGGCCGCGTTCGTGTATGGCGCCGACATGGAACGGGTGACGACTGGAGCAACTGGGAGTTTTTGACGAGCCTCGAAGGTCCCTCTGAAGTCACATGCCTTTTGTGGCACCCAAAAGGCAGCGTCCTGGTCGCGGGCTCGTCTGACTCAACCCTTTGGATGTGGCAGCTGCCTTCTGGCAACCTTATGAACGTATTTAGTGGGCACACTGAAGCCAtctcttgcgcgcgcttcacGCCCGATGGCCGCAAGTTGATCAGCGGCAGCGAAGACGGATCTCTGATTGTCTGGGACCCACGCAACGCAACGGTCCAAGCCAAACTTGGGGCGGAGGACAACAGGTTTACACTGGAAGGTGGAGTCACGTCGCTGTGCATTAGTCCCGACGGGCGTCTTGTCTTggtgggcggcgcagccggCCTGCTTCGTGTCGTGAACGTTGCCAATGTCGACGCTGGTTCTCCGGCGAGTATCGTCGGCACACTTGTCGGCCATGCCGAAGGCGAGAGCATCGAATCGGTTGAATTCATTGATTTGCTTCCCGCCGTCACGCCTGGCTCGTTTGTGGGACCCACATCCCAAACGTCGACGCACGCCGTTTCTGCCGGCACGGACGGCAAAGTAATTGTTTGGGACCTGGGTGTCAGCAAAGCCCGCAGCGAGGCGATGCATGACTCTGCAGTGACAAAAATCATCGTACATCCTTACACACCGCTATTTACGACAAGTTCTGTGGACCATCGCATCCGCACATTCGATGCACGGACAATGGCACTGCTTGGCACTCAGCACGGTTTTACCGACGGCGTTTTGGACGTCGCCGTGGGTATAGACGATGGCATTACGCAAGGCCACGATACTGGTGGCCTCGGTGCCTATGTGGATCCCTCCCAATTCAAAGGCTACAAAATGGTTGGTGCAGGCGACGAAGGCGTTGCGCTCGTCTTCCGCCTCACGTAG
- the RKI1 gene encoding ribose-5-phosphate isomerase (COG:G; BUSCO:EOG092641UM; EggNog:ENOG503NWRM): MATSTKNATEKSPIELAKRAAAFAAVDAHIRPGDKVIGIGSGSTVPYAVERIAAMGKAANENRFFVPTGFQSQNLILDAELDVTVDGADEVDSDLNLIKGGGACHLREKVIAESAKTFVVVADFRKESKVLGEKYTKGVPVEIVPFASARVLSALRALGSTKAALRMAKEKAGPVVTDNGNFCVDAPFPESMMRDPSALLHQIKFITGVVEVGLFTNMCEAAYFGNEDGTITIQSLDGSKEANIKVDL, from the exons ATGGCGACAAGCACAAAAAATGCAACAGAAAAGTCTCCGATTGAGCTGGCGAaacgcgctgctgcgtttgcagctGTGGATGCGCATATACGCCCAGGGGACAAGGTGATTGGAATTGGGTCTG GGTCCACTGTACCATATGCTGTTGAACGCATTGCTGCTATGGGAAAGGCGGCGAACGAAAACCGCTTTTTTGTACCAACTGGATTTCAGTCGCAGAATTTGATTCTTGATGCTG AGCTGGATGTGACCGTGGACGGTGCAGATGA AGTGGACAGTGATTTAAACCTGATTAAGGGCGGGGGTGCATGCCACTTGCGCGAAAAGGTGATCGCTGAATCTGCCAAGACGTTTGTCGTCGTTGCTGATTTCCGCAAAGAGTCCAAGGTGCTCGGCGAAAAGTACACGAAGGGAGTGCCAGTGGAAATCGTTCCATTTGCATCCGCGCGTGTGCTTTCCGCTCTGCGTGCACTGGGCAGCACAAAAGCCGCACTTCGTATGGCCAAGGAAAAAGCGGGGCCTGTAGTTACAGACAATGGCAATTTCtgcgtcgatgcgccgtTCCCCGAATCAATGATGAGGGATCCATCGGCCCTCTTACATCAAATCAAATTCATCACGGGTGTGGTTGAAGTAGGCTTGTTCACAAATATGTGTGAAGCTGCTTACTTTGGCAACGAGGACGGCACAATTACGATCCAGTCGCTTGATGGATCCAAGGAGGCCAACATTAAGGTAGATTTGTAG
- the BMT2 gene encoding 25S rRNA (adenine(2142)-N(1))-methyltransferase (EggNog:ENOG503P05N; COG:B; BUSCO:EOG09263PWF), with amino-acid sequence MQEETKAKAPRREKLIRPRGKRGGVKHRPKGSVKQAHTVAIAKYHALEKQIAQTTDIAERSALEKQQRKLGGLAKYQDQSTTGSATDRGGESGKWCAKTLKNIIAPDTKISLLDVGAIAGTAYTKYTSWITTTSIDLNPRSENVHQSDFFDWPAPSAEARYNVVALSLVINFVGDLHKRGELLLHAHQYLRPDGYLYIVLPLACVKNSRYMTHAHFTALVNSAGYSVVCNEDSAKLTRWLLQTKAPKSLTKSQRKLSSKEKLMAQYWDGIVYKKHELLPGDAHNNFAILLP; translated from the coding sequence ATGCAAGAAGAAACGAAAgcgaaagcgccgcgccgcgaaaaaTTGATCCGCCCACGCGGAAAACGCGGCGGTGTTAAGCACCGTCCCAAAGGAAGCGTGAAACAAGCACATACAGTTGCAATTGCCAAGTACCATGCGCTTGAAAAGCAGATAGCGCAGACGACGGATATAGCGGAGCGGAGCGCGCTAGAAAAGCAGCAACGCAAGCTTGGGGGCCTTGCAAAGTACCAGGACCAAAGTACTACAGGTAGCGCTACCGATCGTGGCGGAGAGAGCGGCAAGTGGTGTGCCAAAACACTGAAAAACATTATTGCTCCCGATACCAAGATTTCGCTGCTCGATGTAGGTGCTATTGCGGGTACTGCGTATACAAAGTACACAAGCTGGATCACGACGACCAGCATCGATCTAAATCCTCGTTCAGAGAATGTACATCAAAGCGACTTTTTTGATTggcccgcgccgagcgccgaggCCCGGTACAATGTGGTGGCCCTCTCGCTCGTGATCAACTTTGTTGGCGATCTGCACAAGAGGGGTGAGCTattgctgcacgcacaccaGTATTTACGTCCCGATGGATACTTATACATTGTGCTTCCTCTTGCATGCGTAAAAAATAGCCGCTACATGACACATGCGCACTTCACGGCGCTCGTGAATTCGGCGGGCTACAGCGTGGTGTGCAACGAAGACAGTGCCAAACTCACACGGTGGCTGCTACAGACCAAGGCACCGAAGTCGCTCACCAAGTCGCAGCGCAAGTTATCTTCTAAAGAAAAGCTTATGGCGCAGTATTGGGACGGCATAGTGTACAAGAAGCACGAATTGCTCCCTGGCGACGCACACAATAATTTCGCCATCTTGCTTCCGTAG
- a CDS encoding uncharacterized protein (COG:O; EggNog:ENOG503P6QI), translated as MAAKQLVEKFISEHAIAMFSKSYCPYCKRSKDVISKLNVDQSKVGVLELDQTNDGSDIQNYLKEKTDKSTVPSIFISGDFIGGCDDLLKIQSDGELDKLVANI; from the exons ATGGCCGCGaagcagcttgtcgag AAATTCATTTCTGAACACGCCATTGCTATGTTTAGCAAATCGTACTGCCCGTACTGCAAGCGTTCGAAGGACGTCATTTCGAAACTGAACGTGGACCAGAGCAAGGTCGGCGTTCTCGAGCTCGATCAGACCAACGACGGTAGCGACATTCAGAACTACCTGAAGGAAAAGACGGATAAGAGTACTGTGCCGAGCATTTTTATTTCTGGCGACTTTATCGGCGGCTGCGACGACCTTCTTAAGATCCAGTCCGATGGCGAGCTTGACAAGCTTGTTGCAAACATTTAA